The Naumovozyma dairenensis CBS 421 chromosome 1, complete genome genomic interval TGATTGTAACATACTCGGCTCTAATTGTAGGTGATCTTGGTATGGATATCCTCAAGTCCTTAAGGccattatatttatctttgACCTCCCCAAAGgcattgaaagaattaaggAATGAGCGTGAATTATTGGCCGCAAGAATTATTGAGGTTGTTAATACATTCGGTACCGAGTTATTCCCTGAATTCCAACCAGAACTATTACGTGAAGAGTACGGTAGTGATGAAGATACTAAAGAGGATAGAAAGACTGCCGAATTAAAGAGAAGAAGgttattgaagaagaagagagccaaaatggaaagaagaaaacaagaaaacgAAAATTCTGATGACAATATAGACAATCATGGCCAAGAATCAGATGGTGTTTCATTAGTTAATAGTGATAActcattatcaaatataCCGATATTCTCGACTCCAACAGGCTTTGGGTCGGAAATATCTATAACTCGCTCAGATTCTTCCGTTtctgattttgaaatagaAGATGACGTAATTGGTGGAAAAGGTAATTTAGCTGCTAAAATCGCACAAGCGGTCCTGAATAGCAGATCACAACAAAATGAGCATattgattgaaaattaaaattaaaataacgaagaatatatttttgttcttaTGATATAGACTACGCACAtgtaaatctttaaatcaaaagtaaaaaaaaagttaaatAAATAGTGTCAGTGGCGGTCCGGGTTGGTTGtataaaattatttatacATACAACTTTGTTTATTAGTTACTTAGTGGGAATCGGGATGTATAATGACTGATGTTTCGGTGAAGGGCATCATAGCCCCGATTTCAGATTTCTTTTCGAAATACTTCTTGAGAATTATTGATTTAACACtatcagaagaagaagaaccGTTTTTGTCATCGGTAGCTTCATTTGTCTTGGATTGGCTTTCCCGATATCTTTCATTAATGGCCGTGTCTGATAAGCTTCTATAATAAGTATTCCTTAGTTCCCTTTCAATAGTGTTGACTTTTAATTTGTAAAAACCGGGAGAACTAATTGAGTCATTTAAGTCATCTTCCGAAGGAATAAATGTTTCTCCCTTAGGTAAAGAAAACGTACTCTGACGCGGAACTGAAGAATTATGTTTACTATCGTATTGCTTCAACTGAGTACCTAAGGATGGAAAGGTTTCAAAGCTGTGAAAGTGTTTCCGAGAGTTGATTAATAAGCGATTAACTTTTTCTAGGTCCAAAAATGATTCATAGCCATAGATATTGTTCTCGTATGTGGTATTGGAAGGATCTTCTTTATGAGATGGGCCTATGTTGTCATTGGAAAGAATATGCTCTAGGATGGAGTTGTAATGTTCTAGTCTGCAACTATTTACCGAGTATTGATCCCTCTTTGTAATACCAACTACGGGCCCCTTCCCATTGGTATGGTTACTGCATTCCCAATCTGTACTTTCAGGTGACCAACACTGCGTGGACGAAAATGAAGAGGACCGGTATCTCTCATGATTTGACAAATCATTAGCAATTATTGTCTTGAGATAATCTCTCGTTCTTTGAAGGTGGTGAGCACTTTCCTCCAACGGTTTCTTTGCGTCATCATTGGTGCATCGACGCAAGTCATTTTATTTACGTAGCTTTGTAGTAAAAATTCTTATGCCTTGGTAGAACTGCTGAAGAGTATTTCAGTActttaataaagaatacTATATGATGCTTGAACATATGAGTGAAGTTGACAAAACAGAAATTGTCTTTGATAGTTTTGTTcgtttttatataattcgGTAATTACGGTCATAGCATGATTAGAAGGAGAAAAATGGCGATGTGGTGTGGTCATGGGTGTAGAGAATTTCTCGTAACACTATATTTTTGACGCCTCAATTTGAAATGGAACCTGAAGGGTATTCACATTGTACCTCCAAAATTTTGACATACGTATTGTTTTCGCGTCTCCCTTCATAGCAAAAACTCCGAGTTTACAAGGTGTTGGTAGCGCCAAATGGATGGGAAGGATGATGCATAATCAAATCATGATAACTTATCATTGATAAGACTCTTGCCTTCAGTCTTCTGTCCTTGGTGTGGAGATGTTGGAGATCATAAAAATACACAGCGTCCTTGAATTACTAACGAATGCCTAAAACGTGCTCTTTAATAATCCCGTTAAAAAGCTATGCGAATTGGGACAAATTGGTCTAGCTTGTTTGAACAATCGTCACATGGATCgcaaaaaatataaaaaccCTATGTATTTGTGTATTGTTAGATAATGGAAAAAATGCTTAGATAAAGGATAGAATGTATTCTAGCAAACCTGTTATATATTGTGGGGAACCTGTCGGTATTAATTCTATATCATGACTGATTATATGTATCAGGTGAAGAGCAATTGGGAATAATTTAGCTGCAACCACTCCATGCATATCATTGTCTAATTACAAACACCAGAAAGTCCAATGTTACCGTCTTCATCTAGAACTGgtaaaatatatagtaCTCAAAGGTATACTAGTATTGACGTTCAGGGAATGAATTTACATACAAACAGAGTTAGCTTCTCCCAGCTGATTTTATACATACATTCGTTCTAAAACTATCGTTCGGAAACAATATTCAGCCAATACCAACCATCAGGAACTGATTATAGATCCAACATCTTTAACCTTTACCAGACAACATCCCCATCCAGTCGCCGCGTGATAGGTAATTGCATTCAAGGAGCACTTTACAAGTATTTAGTCTGGAACCATAAAAGTAGAAGCAAAATAAGCTCAACAGCTGTAGTAGGTAATAGGAAATATTTGTCACGTTACCTGGCCACCCAAGAGAAcaactttttcttttgtttcctCCTATTGTAAAGTTCAATTTCGTCCCTTTGTAATCTCTGTGTATGACCAGATAGGTTTGTGATTACATTTTCGTATGTTGTCTTATCATTCACAAGACTTTTTTGCTCTTGCTTCAAACTTTTCAACTTTTCAACTATGGTGTCAATAGAATTACACAATTCATCATGATATTCTTGTAATCCAATTATATCCGTTTCATTAGAGATATTCATTGTCTTTCTATTGATTAGTTCTGGAATTCTATGCTCcatttcttctctttcttctttttccaGTGAGGCATGCCTTAATGAAGGCGTATAATTTAGCTTAAAAAAATCTTTCAACATTAGACTAGAAGTCCCTTTCGCATTTGGATTTTTCGAGTTTATTACATTCATGATACtattatataatgtatCATTTAATGGTTTTATTTCCTCTCGAGCctgattttttttcaacatttcAGCCTCATCTGAGATCCCCAACAGATGAAATAATTCGGATCGTAGATGTGTTTTTTTCCATATTATTGGTTGTAATATGGTATCTAAATCTACTAGTTGTTGATAAATAACATGAGGTCGTTCATTTTCTAacaaatttgataattttatcGAATCCATATCGAGTTGATCGTTTATGGCCAAGGTTGCTTTGGAGGTTTCATCTGGAAATAAATCATCCAAAATAGTTGAGAATAATGCGGAGTTATCTAAAGTGGTTGACATCGAAGTTTTGTTGTCAGTTTCACTTGTAGTGATGgtattcttttcaatagGCATtgaatcttcttcaaaagatGCATCGGAAAAATTCCCGAaatcatcgtcatcgtcaCTACTTTCTGCAGCATTTGAATTGGACCTAGTTTCTTCCTGAATTCGCTCAGACGCAGGAGCGTCAATACTATTTGATTCACTTTCTATCACCTTAGACGTACCAATAACATTTGCAGCATTCTCTGCTTGTATATACTCTTCGGACATAATAAAATAGGCCCAGCGATAACGGTAATGCAATTGGCTACCTTTTTTACCAACCAGTATTTAATTCACGTAACACTGCACTGGGAGAGTAATTTATATGGGGAAAGTCGATTGTAAATAACTAGGAAAGGAGGTTGTTAAGTACTACGTACCCATCTTAAAATAAATCATGAATTGATTGACGTTTATACTATTGAAGACAAAGCTTGTTCTTACACTGCTCTTTTTCAAGCAACAATAGGGTTTAATATGGTAATATAGGGCTAACATTTTCTGCCCTttgttttaaaattatGCCCTATCATGACCTTAGGTGGACAAAGTGAGGGCAAAAACAGGGAAATAAAATGTAAGCCTAATATAAAAGCCTAAAGAGAGTATTACCCGGAAATgtaaacaaaaacaattcaatttattgtccagaagaaggaaaatattttttattcaagaTTTGCAGTTTCAGATAAACATTACATAGAGTTGAAGTTGCTTCTTTGTTAATGCTATGTATCACAATTAAgtttaaagaattgatcGCGTAGAGTTGCTGCTATTTTTACCCTACTTATATTTTCCTTATAGCACTAAACATCAAATTAGAATATAGTACACAATTCTTTCTATACAGCCCTTGGGGAGTTCATTACAAATATAAGAAATAAAGGTCAAATTGAATTGTAccattacaaaatatttcttccGAATCATTccaaattggaaaaaaaatacaattaaacttttttttttcgtcAATCGGTTTATTATATCTTCTGAAGAGTCTCTTAAACAATCTTTCAACTCATCTCCCTTAAGTTTTACCGTATACTAGAATGGATTACGATACTTCTTATGATGAATTCGTCGAAGGGAAAAAATTCATTGCTTTAGTAGTATCCGAcgacgatgaagatgaattggCTTTAACAGACATTAATGAGTCCTTTCAATCCACTAGTGCATCGTCTATCCCAACtattaagaataatataGCAGGCTCCACTTTTTTCCCTAACATTCCCAATAATCCTCACATAGTGCCTAAGTCCAGCTCACAACCAAGCCAAAAACAGGTACTGCAACAGCAGCTGCAGCATAATCAACTTCCCCTAAGGACACCAACAAAGGAACAAAGTAAAGCTATAAAAACGAAATCTGacgaaaagaaaagatggTCTTTCATGTCAACTACCTCATCTTCAAAGAAAAGGTGGTCGactttatcttcttttacAAATGACTCTAAGAATGAACATGTAAgggaaaaggaaaaacaCTCTAGCCATAACAGTTCGACAAATAACCCAAATTTTATGAAGAGACTTTCATCACATAGTAGTTCCATTTCAACGACTAATAATAGTACTAAAAGAATGTCCCTAACGAGTACGTTTAGCAATCATCTGGACAAAAATAGTAATCAGGCTATCCATGCAGACTCCCACAATGACAATATATCATTGTCCTCGTCGTCATCTTCTACACATCGTAAATCTTCCTCGTcatctttgaaaagatcTTCTACAGGGTCATCATTAAGACAACTGTTTAACAAAATTGTGATTAACGACTCAAAGGAACATCAAGTAAAAAGTACCCAATTCTCCTCTTCTCAAGAAAATGccaataaagaaaataattgTACACAAAACAATTCACAAAAGCAATTACCGAAACAACTTcagaaacaaaaacaacTCAATCATTCATTCTCATACTCATCGGATTTAAACCAAAATACAATAAGAACAGACACCAATGCTTCACAGACAAAGTTTAGAACACCCTTGAAACCAGTGACAAATACATTCACTACTAACTCAAACGCACATATGGCTCGACAGCGCCATTCCGTTATATACCATCAggattataataataataacaacagTAGTAATGgctataataatagtaaagTAAATCATAatagaaatatttcaacaaACCAATTTTCAGATAGTTCTAGTATATCATCAATGTCATCGTCTAACtcaaaatggaaattttggaaaagaaatacCTCAAATAATGGTGGATTCTTATCCAgttcaacttcttcaaagTCATTGTcaataaatgatatatcTTCGCCTTACAGTATCgaaaataacaataataaatttaattataataatccCTCTACAAAGCTAAGAAATAAAAGCTCATTTTCTGACTTCCATAAACCCTTCTTTTCATCAAACTCTTCAACACAAAATCTATCAATTAATACCCAAATAAATACAGATCAAAATGAAACGAGATCAATATCCTCcttatcttcttcatcgttgcataaaaaaatatcaactTCCAATTTATCAATACATGCATTAACCCATCGTTCATCACAATCAAGTTTAAAACATAAAGTTTCTCACAGTTCCttacaaaaatttaaaactAGAAGGAGATCTTCGAATAATGGAACTACTGGTGCAAATTGTTTGAATCCAAATATGGATGATATATCAAGTCATTCCTCATCGATTAACTCAAATCCACTAATTTCTTTGCCGACATTGGATCAAGTTTCTAGAGATAAAATCCAAAcaaaattaagaaattcgacctctttattatctttaaattccTCCCATACTGTCATAATGACGAAAAAACAACACGATACATCAATATTGCAACAAATTTTGCAATATTGTGATATAAACTATATCATCAATGAGTATGATTTACAATCTTTGcattcaaatttcaataaacaTTCCATCTATATGTTGACGCCacaaaattcaataaaaatatcatcaaatatttataaattacGCTCTAAGCAGGCAATCTGTAAGATAATCCCTCTAGGTACACCAGATGATATTACAACTTCCAAAATAACATCActgaaagaattaaaaatgTTACATCTAGTGAAGGGCACTACAGGTCTCCCCTATTTATTACAATCATATCTTTTGAGATCATCTACAGGAAATATCTCAATGTATTTGTACATGAAGGATAAAGGTACACCATTATCTACATTCAAGTTTGTCAATTGGGATCAAGTTCTTAACATCTTTTGGCAATGTGTTAATATTATGTATGTTTCTGAAACTAAGTTTCAATTTGAACATCGAAATCTAATTCTGGATCACATCTTAATAGATTCAAATCATAATGTGACcttcatcaatttgaaatgtGGTAGAATTAAGTTTGATGAAACATTGTTTCCCAactcaaattcaaatacaattgaaattttatcaaCAAGGTTAGATCATCCATTGTTCTTCCAGGGTGGTGGGGattatcaatttgaaaCTTATAATTTGATGAGATCTTTATTCAACGGATTGAATGTAACGAGTGGCAATAATAAGGATGATGAAACGATTTGGGACTGTTTTGTACCGAAAACCAATCTATTATGGTTACATTATATTGCtgtaaaattattattgaataataataacttaCCAAATTCAGAGTCGAGGATCAAGTTAAACAGTATTGCTCAGTTGAGTGATCCGGCCACACTGCTACCCAAAAATAAGAACAAATACAGCAGAAGGAATGATCATAATATTAACAGCTGTGGAGACTTGCTAAAATTTAAATAGACTATactaaaaatataaacccaaaataataataatacccTAACGAAAACCATTTATAATTAACTAAAGCATACATTTATAAAACTCGTAATATTGCGTTCAATAAGTACCTTCTTGCACTTATTATGAGGAATATCCATTGACCAGGTGACGGTAGacttttattatatttggGTACTAtgatatagatatatacctgaaatcattttcttgtaaGAATTTTGAGGACAGACCACGATTTTTTTTGTCAGCtgttcaattaaattttgtCTTATCAGATCGGAAAGTAAACAAAGTACAACGCCAAAATTTGACAGTAAAATTCGTGATGAATATGTCCCACTTCACAATGCACCTCTGTTGATTAGTATcattaaacaaaaaaagatCTATAAAAAGAATCCAGTTGTTGTACACTCCGTTAGTAGCATATTGTGTGAATGAGACTTCTAAAATTCCCGTGGTTAACCCATGTTGAAGAATCGAGGAATTATGAAGTCTATACAGTAGATATAAGTCCCgatggaaaaaaaatagcaACAGGTGGGCTAGATGGGAAGATTCGAATTTGGTCtcttgataatatcaaaaaaGTAAGTCATGCATTGAAATCTATTGAACAACAGGTCGATCCCGATTGGAAAACACCGCTGTGTAGTATGAATAGACATGCTGGGTCTGTTACTTGTGTGAAATTCTCTCCAGACGGGAAATATCTGGCCAGTGGATCAGATGACAGAATCTTATTGATTTGGACCCTGGATGAAGatcatcaacaacatcaaACAGGAGGAATGTCATTATTTGGTAacgaaaaggaaaaggaaaggTGGAACGTTAGGAAAAGATTGGTTGCACATGATAACGATATTCAAGATATAGCGTGGGCGCCAGATTCAAGTATTTTGGTCACTGTAGGCCTAGATAGATCAGTTATTGTATGGAATGGTACTACATTTGAAAAGGTAAAGCGGTTTGATGTTCATCAATCACATGTAAAAGGTGTAATTTTTGATCCagcaaataaatattttattacaGCATCTGATGACAGGACGTTGAAAGTATTTAGGTATCACAAAACTTCAGg includes:
- the LAA2 gene encoding Laa2p (similar to Saccharomyces cerevisiae YBL010C; ancestral locus Anc_4.99); amino-acid sequence: MSEEYIQAENAANVIGTSKVIESESNSIDAPASERIQEETRSNSNAAESSDDDDDFGNFSDASFEEDSMPIEKNTITTSETDNKTSMSTTLDNSALFSTILDDLFPDETSKATLAINDQLDMDSIKLSNLLENERPHVIYQQLVDLDTILQPIIWKKTHLRSELFHLLGISDEAEMLKKNQAREEIKPLNDTLYNSIMNVINSKNPNAKGTSSLMLKDFFKLNYTPSLRHASLEKEEREEMEHRIPELINRKTMNISNETDIIGLQEYHDELCNSIDTIVEKLKSLKQEQKSLVNDKTTYENVITNLSGHTQRLQRDEIELYNRRKQKKKLFSWVAR
- the ALK2 gene encoding protein kinase ALK2 (similar to Saccharomyces cerevisiae ALK2 (YBL009W) and ALK1 (YGL021W); ancestral locus Anc_4.100) gives rise to the protein MDYDTSYDEFVEGKKFIALVVSDDDEDELALTDINESFQSTSASSIPTIKNNIAGSTFFPNIPNNPHIVPKSSSQPSQKQVLQQQLQHNQLPLRTPTKEQSKAIKTKSDEKKRWSFMSTTSSSKKRWSTLSSFTNDSKNEHVREKEKHSSHNSSTNNPNFMKRLSSHSSSISTTNNSTKRMSLTSTFSNHLDKNSNQAIHADSHNDNISLSSSSSSTHRKSSSSSLKRSSTGSSLRQLFNKIVINDSKEHQVKSTQFSSSQENANKENNCTQNNSQKQLPKQLQKQKQLNHSFSYSSDLNQNTIRTDTNASQTKFRTPLKPVTNTFTTNSNAHMARQRHSVIYHQDYNNNNNSSNGYNNSKVNHNRNISTNQFSDSSSISSMSSSNSKWKFWKRNTSNNGGFLSSSTSSKSLSINDISSPYSIENNNNKFNYNNPSTKLRNKSSFSDFHKPFFSSNSSTQNLSINTQINTDQNETRSISSLSSSSLHKKISTSNLSIHALTHRSSQSSLKHKVSHSSLQKFKTRRRSSNNGTTGANCLNPNMDDISSHSSSINSNPLISLPTLDQVSRDKIQTKLRNSTSLLSLNSSHTVIMTKKQHDTSILQQILQYCDINYIINEYDLQSLHSNFNKHSIYMLTPQNSIKISSNIYKLRSKQAICKIIPLGTPDDITTSKITSLKELKMLHLVKGTTGLPYLLQSYLLRSSTGNISMYLYMKDKGTPLSTFKFVNWDQVLNIFWQCVNIMYVSETKFQFEHRNLILDHILIDSNHNVTFINLKCGRIKFDETLFPNSNSNTIEILSTRLDHPLFFQGGGDYQFETYNLMRSLFNGLNVTSGNNKDDETIWDCFVPKTNLLWLHYIAVKLLLNNNNLPNSESRIKLNSIAQLSDPATLLPKNKNKYSRRNDHNINSCGDLLKFK